One Phocaeicola dorei genomic region harbors:
- the accC gene encoding acetyl-CoA carboxylase biotin carboxylase subunit, translating into MIKKVLIANRGEIALRVMRSCREMGIRTVAVFSEADRTSHHVMYADEAYLIGPAIARESYLNIEKVIETAKRCKADAIHPGYGFLSENADFARRCKEEGIIFISPSAETMEAMGDKIAARKRMIAAGVPVVPGTEQPLQSAEEAVRICNAIGYPVMLKASMGGGGKGMRLIHSEDEVVEAYNTARSESMSSFGDDTVYLEKFVEEPHHIEFQILGDNHGNVIHLFDRECSVQRRNQKIVEESPSPFLTPELRQEMGEKAVAAARAVNYSGAGTIEFLVDKNRDFYFLEMNTRLQVEHPITEEVVGVDLVKEQIRIANNEVLHLKQEELFQRGHAIECRICAEDTENNFMPSPGIIKQLTEPNGIGVRIDSYVYEGYEIPIYYDPMIGKLIVWATTRQYAIERMRRVLYEYKITGLKTNLSYLKRIMHTPDFVKGEYNTLFIEKNSRMLLRGNGNNEEIENIAMIASYIDYLMNLEENKSPQLSDARPISRWREFGLQKGVLRI; encoded by the coding sequence ATGATAAAGAAAGTATTGATTGCAAACAGAGGTGAAATAGCCTTACGTGTAATGCGTTCCTGCCGAGAAATGGGCATACGGACCGTTGCTGTCTTTTCAGAAGCCGACCGCACTTCTCATCATGTGATGTATGCTGACGAGGCCTATCTTATAGGTCCTGCTATAGCCAGGGAAAGCTATTTAAATATAGAAAAAGTAATAGAGACTGCCAAACGATGCAAAGCCGATGCCATTCATCCCGGTTATGGTTTTTTGTCCGAGAATGCTGATTTTGCCCGCCGATGCAAAGAGGAGGGGATCATCTTTATCAGCCCTTCCGCCGAGACGATGGAAGCGATGGGTGACAAGATTGCCGCCCGTAAGCGTATGATTGCCGCAGGCGTTCCCGTGGTCCCCGGTACGGAACAACCGTTGCAAAGTGCCGAAGAGGCGGTACGTATCTGTAATGCAATAGGCTATCCTGTCATGCTGAAGGCTTCTATGGGAGGCGGCGGTAAAGGGATGAGGCTGATACACAGTGAAGACGAAGTGGTGGAGGCATATAACACCGCCCGTTCCGAGTCCATGTCTTCTTTCGGGGATGATACGGTTTATCTGGAAAAATTTGTGGAGGAACCCCATCATATAGAATTTCAAATTCTGGGTGACAATCATGGCAATGTAATCCATCTGTTTGACCGCGAGTGTTCTGTCCAGCGTCGCAACCAGAAGATTGTAGAGGAGAGCCCGTCTCCGTTCCTTACTCCGGAACTCCGCCAGGAGATGGGGGAAAAGGCAGTGGCTGCCGCCAGGGCGGTGAACTATTCGGGAGCCGGAACTATCGAGTTTCTGGTGGACAAGAACCGCGATTTCTATTTTCTGGAGATGAACACCCGTTTGCAGGTGGAGCATCCCATCACCGAAGAAGTGGTGGGCGTGGATCTGGTAAAAGAACAAATCCGTATAGCCAATAACGAGGTGCTGCACCTGAAGCAAGAAGAACTTTTCCAGCGCGGTCATGCCATCGAATGTCGTATCTGTGCGGAAGACACGGAGAACAACTTCATGCCTTCGCCGGGTATCATCAAACAGCTGACGGAGCCTAACGGCATCGGCGTACGCATTGACAGCTACGTTTACGAAGGTTACGAGATTCCCATCTATTACGACCCGATGATAGGCAAGCTGATTGTATGGGCTACGACCCGCCAATATGCCATAGAACGTATGCGCCGGGTACTTTACGAGTACAAGATTACGGGGCTGAAGACCAACCTCAGTTATCTGAAACGCATCATGCATACCCCCGACTTTGTAAAGGGTGAGTATAATACCTTGTTCATAGAGAAGAACTCGCGTATGCTGCTCCGTGGCAACGGTAATAATGAGGAGATTGAGAATATCGCCATGATCGCCTCTTATATTGACTATCTGATGAATCTGGAAGAGAACAAGAGTCCCCAGCTGTCTGATGCCCGTCCCATCAGCCGCTGGCGTGAGTTCGGCTTGCAGAAAGGAGTATTGAGAATCTGA
- a CDS encoding acetyl-CoA carboxylase biotin carboxyl carrier protein subunit, producing the protein MEIHIGDRVADVTLVSKEGNKVQFMIDGKPYDVDIVMAENGSCSILHDGNSFNAELIRGEGGKSYDVNMFYRSYHVDIVDTQTKYLRMKKGGEERQDDKIVAPMPGKVVKIPVRKGDRLSSGDIVVVLEAMKMQSNYKVTSDCTVRDILVNEGDSVNANQVLIVLDIIKED; encoded by the coding sequence ATGGAAATACATATTGGAGACCGCGTAGCCGATGTGACGTTGGTGAGCAAGGAAGGAAACAAGGTACAGTTTATGATTGACGGAAAACCGTATGATGTGGATATCGTTATGGCCGAGAACGGAAGCTGTTCCATCCTGCACGATGGCAATTCCTTCAATGCCGAACTGATCCGTGGGGAGGGTGGAAAGAGTTATGATGTGAATATGTTCTACCGTTCCTATCATGTGGACATAGTGGACACCCAGACCAAGTATCTGCGTATGAAAAAGGGCGGCGAGGAGAGACAGGATGACAAGATTGTAGCTCCCATGCCCGGAAAGGTTGTAAAAATTCCCGTCCGGAAAGGAGACCGTCTGTCATCCGGGGATATTGTGGTAGTGCTGGAGGCCATGAAGATGCAGAGCAACTACAAAGTGACCTCGGACTGCACGGTAAGGGATATCCTGGTCAATGAAGGGGATTCCGTCAATGCTAACCAGGTATTAATAGTATTGGATATAATAAAAGAAGATTGA
- a CDS encoding sirohydrochlorin cobaltochelatase, with protein sequence MKQFKYYLMAAFVAAATCTGFSSCSDNDDEESTVNPAVDVVTRTKQHDTAILLCTFGSTYNESLSVYDDVIEDFKAKFPNTDIYMSFTSRTCIGRVEASTGIARYELDQWLKAIGDAGYKRVAVQSLHVIPGEEYLSLMNTDVKKYFMIQWYPHIDVLKGANLLSSAEDTKDVAEILYKHYESKLADKNNIVLLMGHGNPDENYNANKKYSDMEKALQELAANNNIFVGTVDYGDMLFFPKEIEEEPANRIPVEGFDKTQYPDCMYSKVMSYCEKNGLNPSEVNVYLAPFMSIAGDHAHNDLWGLEAMAEDDDVSNVEINTNEYSWRERLEKLGFKVDRTFESHPIDQAGADHGIKDGCNMKALGSYPEIRQIWVNHLYENWNDDSAWENGEDYQPEA encoded by the coding sequence ATGAAACAATTCAAGTATTATCTGATGGCGGCTTTTGTTGCTGCCGCAACTTGCACAGGATTCAGTTCCTGTAGTGACAATGATGATGAAGAAAGTACTGTTAATCCTGCTGTGGATGTAGTAACCAGAACCAAGCAACACGACACAGCCATTTTGCTCTGTACTTTTGGCAGTACCTATAATGAGTCCCTTTCTGTTTATGATGATGTGATTGAGGATTTTAAAGCTAAATTCCCCAATACGGATATTTATATGTCATTTACTTCACGTACATGTATCGGACGTGTAGAAGCATCTACCGGCATAGCACGTTATGAATTGGACCAATGGTTGAAAGCAATAGGCGATGCAGGATACAAACGTGTGGCTGTACAATCATTGCATGTAATTCCAGGCGAAGAATATCTTTCATTAATGAATACTGATGTAAAAAAATACTTTATGATTCAATGGTATCCGCATATTGATGTATTGAAGGGTGCCAACCTTCTTTCCAGTGCAGAAGATACTAAAGATGTAGCAGAGATACTTTACAAACACTATGAGTCTAAATTAGCAGACAAGAACAACATCGTGCTTCTAATGGGACACGGTAATCCGGATGAGAATTACAATGCTAACAAAAAGTACTCTGACATGGAAAAAGCATTGCAGGAACTTGCTGCCAACAACAATATCTTTGTAGGTACTGTGGATTATGGTGACATGCTTTTCTTCCCGAAAGAAATAGAGGAAGAACCGGCTAATAGAATTCCTGTAGAAGGATTTGACAAAACCCAATATCCCGACTGTATGTACTCTAAGGTGATGAGCTATTGCGAAAAGAACGGCCTGAACCCATCAGAAGTAAATGTTTATCTTGCACCTTTCATGTCAATTGCCGGTGACCATGCCCACAACGACCTTTGGGGATTGGAAGCTATGGCCGAAGATGACGATGTAAGTAATGTGGAAATCAATACAAATGAATATAGCTGGCGTGAACGTTTGGAGAAATTAGGATTCAAAGTGGACAGAACATTCGAAAGCCACCCGATAGATCAAGCCGGAGCTGATCATGGTATTAAAGACGGATGTAATATGAAAGCCCTTGGCAGTTATCCTGAGATTCGCCAAATTTGGGTAAACCATTTATATGAAAACTGGAATGACGACAGTGCATGGGAGAATGGTGAAGACTATCAACCGGAAGCATAA
- a CDS encoding putative transporter, translated as MELLKNLFEGYPNLWGGGVAHSVLILSLVIAFGIMLGKIKISGISLGVTWILFVGIVFGHFNLNLDEHLLHFLKEFGLILFVYSIGLQVGPGFFSAFKKGGFTLNMLAMGAIFISVVITIILHFTTGTPITTMVGILSGAVTNTPGLGAAQQANSDLNGIDAPEIAMGYAVAYPLGVVGAILSLLALKYILNIKTSQEEADAEKGLGHLQELTVRPVTLEIKNEAIHGKTIKEIRPLVNRNFVISRIRHHDGQQEVELVNSETILHIDDKILVISNPIDIEAITVFFGKQVEMEWEQLNKKLISRRILITKPELNGKMLSQLKIRNNFGASITRINRSGVDLVASPHLQLQMGDRVTIVGSELAVTHAEKVLGNSMKRLNHPNLIPIFFGIALGCILGSIPFMFPGIPQPVKLGLAGGPLIVSILISRFGPQYKMITYTTMSANLMIREIGISLFLACVGLGAGKDFIETIVNEGGYIWIMYGAIITTVPLIITGLIGRYACKLNYYTLIGVLSGANTNPPALAYSNDLTSCDAPAVGYATVYPLAMFLRVLTAQLLILSLG; from the coding sequence ATGGAACTTCTTAAAAACCTCTTTGAAGGATATCCCAATCTTTGGGGCGGAGGTGTAGCACACTCCGTACTCATTCTGTCACTAGTTATCGCCTTTGGAATTATGCTGGGTAAAATAAAAATATCCGGCATCTCACTTGGTGTCACATGGATTCTTTTTGTCGGTATCGTATTCGGCCATTTCAATCTGAATCTGGATGAACACCTGCTACATTTTCTAAAAGAATTCGGTCTTATTTTGTTCGTCTATTCCATTGGTTTGCAGGTGGGTCCCGGTTTCTTCTCAGCCTTTAAGAAAGGAGGATTTACGCTGAACATGTTGGCTATGGGGGCTATTTTTATCAGTGTAGTCATTACTATCATTTTACATTTTACTACCGGAACTCCCATAACCACCATGGTCGGCATTCTCTCTGGTGCTGTTACCAATACTCCCGGCCTTGGTGCCGCCCAACAGGCAAATAGTGATTTAAATGGCATAGATGCACCGGAGATTGCGATGGGATATGCTGTTGCCTATCCCTTGGGGGTGGTTGGTGCCATTCTCTCATTGCTTGCACTGAAATACATTCTTAATATCAAAACATCACAAGAAGAAGCTGATGCCGAAAAAGGATTGGGACATTTACAGGAACTGACCGTACGCCCCGTTACATTAGAGATAAAAAATGAAGCAATACATGGGAAGACCATTAAGGAAATACGTCCTTTGGTAAACCGCAACTTCGTCATTTCGCGCATACGCCATCATGACGGACAACAGGAAGTGGAACTAGTAAATTCAGAAACGATATTACATATTGATGACAAGATTCTGGTTATCTCGAACCCTATTGACATTGAAGCGATTACAGTATTTTTTGGCAAACAGGTAGAAATGGAATGGGAACAGTTAAACAAGAAACTTATCTCACGCCGCATTTTGATAACAAAGCCTGAGTTAAATGGAAAAATGCTCTCACAACTTAAGATACGAAATAACTTCGGTGCGAGCATCACCCGTATCAACCGTTCAGGAGTAGACTTGGTAGCCTCCCCACATTTACAGTTGCAAATGGGCGACCGTGTAACTATAGTTGGTAGTGAACTTGCTGTCACTCATGCCGAAAAGGTTTTAGGAAACTCCATGAAGAGACTGAATCATCCCAATCTTATCCCCATTTTTTTCGGCATCGCATTAGGATGTATCTTGGGAAGTATTCCATTTATGTTTCCAGGTATTCCACAACCAGTAAAACTTGGTCTAGCAGGTGGACCGCTTATTGTATCCATTCTTATCAGTCGTTTCGGTCCTCAATATAAAATGATTACATACACCACGATGAGTGCTAACTTGATGATAAGAGAAATCGGGATTTCCTTATTCCTAGCTTGTGTAGGGTTGGGAGCCGGGAAAGATTTTATAGAGACAATTGTAAATGAAGGTGGATATATTTGGATTATGTATGGAGCTATTATTACGACCGTACCATTAATCATAACGGGGCTCATTGGGCGTTATGCCTGTAAATTAAACTATTATACCCTTATTGGTGTATTATCAGGAGCAAATACTAATCCGCCTGCCCTCGCCTATTCCAATGATCTGACTTCATGTGACGCTCCGGCCGTGGGATATGCCACCGTATATCCGCTTGCTATGTTCCTAC
- a CDS encoding acyl-CoA carboxylase subunit beta: protein MTREEIYSRFKELDKRASLGGGVDKIEKQHAQGKMTARERIGMLLDKGTFNELDKLVNHRCTNFGMEKKQIAGDGMVTGYGKIDGRPVFVYAYDFTAHGGSLSETNAAKIVKVQQLALKTGAPVIALNDSGGARIQEGVNSLAGYASIFYQNTIASGVIPQISAILGPCAGGACYSPALTDFIFMVKEKSHMFITGPDVVKTVTNEEVGKEELGGAYTHSSKSGVTHFMCDNEEETLMSIRELLSFLPSNNMEDAPLVPCNDDIHRQVEALQTVIPEDPNMPYDIKDIIEPVLDNQYFFEVMPHFAKNVVVGFGRLGGRSVGIVANQPAWLAGVLDIDASDKAARFIRFCDCFNIPLITFEDVPGFLPGTIQEHNGIIRHGAKIVYAYAEATVPKVTLITRKAYGGAYIVMSSKPTGADVNLAYPQAEIAVMGAAGAVNILYRKSTPEEKQEIIKDYEDKFSNPYCAAERGLIDEVIMPRDTRYKLIQALEMCHNKNQSNPPKKHGNMPL, encoded by the coding sequence ATGACAAGAGAAGAAATATACAGCCGGTTTAAAGAGCTGGACAAACGCGCGTCGCTGGGCGGCGGTGTGGACAAGATCGAGAAACAACACGCCCAAGGGAAGATGACCGCTCGCGAGCGTATCGGAATGTTGCTGGACAAAGGTACGTTCAATGAACTGGACAAGCTGGTGAACCACCGTTGTACCAACTTCGGCATGGAGAAGAAGCAGATTGCCGGAGATGGTATGGTCACCGGTTACGGAAAGATAGACGGCCGTCCGGTGTTTGTCTATGCATATGATTTTACCGCACATGGCGGCTCGCTGAGCGAGACCAATGCTGCCAAAATCGTGAAGGTGCAACAACTGGCTTTGAAGACGGGAGCTCCCGTTATCGCTTTGAACGATTCGGGAGGCGCACGCATCCAAGAAGGGGTGAACAGCCTTGCCGGATATGCCTCTATTTTCTATCAGAACACTATCGCCTCAGGTGTTATCCCGCAGATTTCCGCCATCTTGGGTCCTTGTGCCGGAGGAGCCTGCTACTCACCAGCACTAACCGATTTTATCTTTATGGTAAAAGAGAAGAGCCACATGTTCATCACCGGCCCGGATGTGGTGAAGACTGTGACTAACGAGGAGGTGGGCAAGGAAGAACTGGGCGGTGCCTATACCCACAGCAGCAAAAGCGGTGTGACCCATTTTATGTGCGACAATGAGGAGGAAACGCTGATGAGTATCCGTGAATTGCTGAGTTTCCTGCCTTCCAACAATATGGAGGATGCGCCGTTGGTTCCCTGCAACGATGACATCCATCGTCAGGTGGAGGCGTTGCAGACTGTCATTCCCGAAGATCCGAATATGCCTTATGATATAAAGGATATCATCGAACCGGTGCTGGATAACCAGTATTTCTTCGAGGTGATGCCTCACTTTGCTAAAAATGTGGTGGTGGGGTTCGGTCGCCTGGGAGGTCGTTCCGTAGGTATTGTTGCCAATCAGCCCGCCTGGCTGGCCGGCGTCCTTGACATTGACGCCAGTGACAAGGCTGCCCGTTTTATCCGTTTCTGCGACTGCTTTAACATTCCTCTGATCACTTTCGAGGATGTTCCCGGCTTCCTGCCCGGAACAATACAGGAACACAACGGCATCATCCGCCACGGTGCGAAGATAGTTTATGCATACGCCGAAGCTACAGTGCCCAAGGTAACTTTAATTACCCGTAAAGCTTACGGAGGTGCCTACATTGTCATGTCCAGCAAACCGACGGGAGCCGATGTGAACCTGGCTTATCCACAGGCGGAAATAGCCGTTATGGGAGCTGCGGGAGCTGTAAATATCCTCTATCGGAAATCCACTCCTGAAGAAAAACAAGAAATAATCAAAGATTACGAAGATAAATTCTCTAACCCTTATTGTGCGGCAGAACGCGGCTTGATTGATGAAGTGATTATGCCCCGTGACACCCGCTATAAACTCATTCAGGCTTTGGAAATGTGTCACAACAAAAACCAAAGCAATCCGCCTAAAAAGCACGGCAATATGCCGTTGTAA
- the nrdD gene encoding anaerobic ribonucleoside-triphosphate reductase: MINSEVFIIKRDGKKETFSLDKIKNAIAKAFLSVGSFATQDVITTVLSRVSVSDGMNVEEIQNQVEVALMAEHYYSVAKAYMLYRQKHLEDREVRDKLKFLLDYCDASNPATGSKYDANANVENKNIATLIGELPKSNFIRLNRRLLTDRLKDMYGKELSDRYLELLNHHFIYKNDETNLANYCASITMYPWLNNGTIAVGGNSTAPTNLKSFCGGFVNMVFIVSSMLSGACATPEFLMYMNYFIGLEYGQEYYKYPDKIVDLSTKQRTIDKIITDCFEQIVYSINQPTGARNFQAVFWNVAYYDKYYFESLFGNFFFPDGSQPDWNSLSWLQKRFMKWFNKERTRTVLTFPVETMALLTKDGDVLDKEYGDFTAEMYSEGHSFFTYMSDNADSLSSCCRLRNEIQDNGFSYTLGAGGVSTGSKSVLTINLNRCIQHAVKSGILYPFFLEEVVDLVHKVQLAYNENLKLLQSKGMLPLFDAGYINMNRQYLTIGVNGLVEAAQFMGIEINDNPKYEAFVQEILGMIERYNRKYRTKDVLFNCEMIPAENVGVKHAKWDKEAGFQTFRECYNSYFYIVEDKSLNVVDKFRLHGRRYIKHLTGGSALHMNLEEHLSKEQYRQLLRVAAIEGCNYFTFNIPNTICNECKHIDKRYLHECPECHSRNVDYLTRVIGYMKRISNFSQARQKEAAQRYYAPLR, from the coding sequence ATGATTAATTCAGAGGTATTTATTATTAAGAGAGATGGTAAAAAAGAAACTTTCTCTCTTGATAAAATTAAAAATGCAATAGCCAAAGCATTTTTGTCAGTAGGAAGTTTTGCTACCCAGGATGTGATTACTACTGTATTGAGTCGCGTTAGTGTCAGTGATGGAATGAATGTGGAAGAAATCCAGAATCAGGTGGAGGTGGCCCTGATGGCTGAACATTATTACAGTGTTGCCAAGGCGTATATGCTGTATCGTCAGAAACATTTGGAGGATCGTGAGGTGAGAGATAAACTGAAGTTTTTGCTTGACTATTGTGACGCTTCCAATCCGGCAACCGGCAGTAAATATGATGCGAATGCCAATGTGGAGAATAAGAATATTGCTACGCTGATAGGAGAGTTACCCAAATCAAATTTTATTCGTCTCAACCGTCGTCTGTTGACTGACCGTTTGAAAGACATGTATGGAAAGGAATTGTCCGATCGTTATTTGGAACTTCTGAATCATCATTTTATTTATAAAAATGATGAAACTAATCTGGCTAATTATTGTGCCAGCATTACTATGTATCCTTGGTTGAATAATGGTACGATAGCAGTGGGAGGGAACTCTACGGCTCCTACTAACTTGAAATCTTTTTGTGGTGGATTTGTCAATATGGTTTTTATTGTATCCAGTATGTTAAGTGGTGCCTGTGCTACTCCAGAGTTTTTGATGTATATGAATTATTTCATTGGTTTGGAATATGGGCAGGAATATTATAAGTATCCCGATAAGATTGTTGATTTATCTACCAAACAAAGAACAATAGACAAAATCATTACAGACTGTTTCGAGCAAATAGTATATTCTATTAACCAGCCTACAGGGGCGCGTAATTTTCAAGCCGTCTTTTGGAATGTAGCTTACTATGACAAATATTATTTTGAAAGTCTTTTTGGTAACTTCTTTTTTCCCGATGGAAGCCAACCTGACTGGAATTCACTAAGTTGGTTGCAGAAACGTTTCATGAAATGGTTTAATAAAGAGCGTACACGTACTGTTTTAACATTTCCTGTAGAAACAATGGCGCTTTTGACTAAAGATGGTGATGTATTAGATAAGGAATATGGTGACTTTACGGCTGAAATGTATTCCGAAGGTCATTCTTTCTTTACTTATATGAGTGATAATGCAGATTCTTTAAGTAGTTGCTGCCGTCTTCGCAATGAGATACAGGACAATGGTTTCAGCTATACTTTGGGAGCAGGTGGGGTTTCTACAGGCTCAAAAAGTGTGCTGACTATTAATTTGAACCGTTGCATCCAGCATGCGGTGAAATCCGGTATACTTTATCCGTTTTTTTTGGAAGAAGTGGTTGATTTGGTACACAAAGTCCAGTTGGCTTATAATGAGAATCTGAAATTGTTGCAGTCGAAAGGTATGCTGCCTTTGTTTGATGCTGGTTACATCAATATGAACCGTCAGTATCTAACTATCGGTGTTAATGGTTTGGTGGAAGCAGCGCAATTTATGGGTATTGAAATCAATGATAACCCTAAGTATGAAGCATTTGTTCAGGAGATTTTAGGAATGATTGAACGATATAATAGGAAGTACCGTACAAAGGATGTTTTGTTTAATTGCGAAATGATTCCTGCTGAGAATGTAGGAGTGAAGCACGCTAAATGGGATAAAGAAGCAGGCTTCCAAACATTCCGAGAATGTTATAACAGTTATTTCTATATTGTAGAAGACAAATCGTTGAATGTTGTCGATAAATTCCGTCTGCATGGACGCCGCTATATAAAGCATTTAACGGGAGGCTCGGCCTTGCACATGAATTTGGAAGAACATCTTAGTAAGGAGCAGTACAGACAACTACTTCGGGTAGCTGCTATAGAAGGCTGTAATTACTTTACATTTAATATACCGAATACCATTTGCAATGAATGTAAGCATATTGATAAGAGATACTTGCATGAATGTCCTGAATGTCATAGTCGGAATGTGGATTATCTGACACGTGTTATCGGGTATATGAAGCGGATCAGTAATTTTTCTCAGGCAAGGCAGAAGGAGGCTGCACAAAGATATTATGCTCCGTTACGTTGA
- a CDS encoding cysteine-rich CWC family protein encodes MPMKKVCPRCGATFDCMHNDILSCHCATVRLDALQRTYLMENYSDCLCHDCLKAVKDSFYACEINPRYNKKKNDKESIDCKQR; translated from the coding sequence ATGCCTATGAAAAAGGTATGTCCACGTTGTGGTGCAACATTTGATTGTATGCACAATGATATTTTATCGTGTCATTGCGCAACTGTCCGACTGGATGCTCTGCAACGCACCTATTTAATGGAGAATTATTCCGATTGCCTGTGCCATGACTGCCTGAAAGCCGTCAAGGACAGTTTCTATGCCTGCGAAATTAACCCCCGTTATAATAAGAAGAAAAATGATAAAGAAAGTATTGATTGCAAACAGAGGTGA
- the nrdG gene encoding anaerobic ribonucleoside-triphosphate reductase activating protein has product MLRYVDYDIVFQEIPDEVTLAINLSNCPNRCKGCHSPHLLENVGESLTEESLGHLLQKYGKAVTCVCFMGGDAEPFEVERLAGFLHRQSIALVKVGWYSGKNELPEGLSVQNFEYIKLGPYIEKLGGLKSPDTNQHFYRIYGDEMKDITYRFWRI; this is encoded by the coding sequence ATGCTCCGTTACGTTGATTATGACATCGTATTTCAAGAAATTCCGGATGAAGTCACTCTGGCGATCAATCTCTCTAACTGTCCCAATAGGTGCAAGGGCTGTCATAGCCCTCATTTGTTGGAAAATGTAGGAGAATCTTTAACGGAAGAAAGTCTTGGGCATCTTTTACAGAAGTATGGAAAGGCGGTGACTTGCGTCTGTTTTATGGGAGGCGATGCCGAACCCTTTGAAGTGGAAAGGTTGGCAGGATTTCTTCACCGACAGTCTATCGCTTTGGTAAAGGTGGGTTGGTATTCGGGGAAGAATGAATTGCCGGAAGGTCTTTCCGTTCAGAACTTTGAATATATAAAGTTGGGACCGTATATTGAAAAATTGGGTGGCTTGAAATCTCCTGATACCAATCAGCATTTCTATCGGATATACGGGGATGAGATGAAAGATATTACCTATCGGTTTTGGCGTATCTGA